Proteins from a genomic interval of Lycium ferocissimum isolate CSIRO_LF1 unplaced genomic scaffold, AGI_CSIRO_Lferr_CH_V1 ctg60, whole genome shotgun sequence:
- the LOC132045123 gene encoding uncharacterized protein LOC132045123 translates to MDDWWHKMVFPVRRVWFAVSARVKARKNGGGLLKLHDDIQTCGYEDVQVMWEMLRKTESEVTSRHHERKRRPLWRIFVWSTHSSNSSFSSEHAHQ, encoded by the exons ATGGATGATTGGTGGCATAAAATGGTGTTTCCTGTAAGGCGTGTTTGGTTTGCTGTTTCTGCTCGTGTTAAAGCTCGCAAAAATG GTGGTGGGCTTTTGAAGCTTCATGATGATATACAAACCTGTGGATACGAGGATGTTCAAGTTATGTGGGAAATGCTTAGGAAAACCGAGTCAGAAGTGACATCTCGGCACCATGAACGCAAGCGCAGACCATTGTGGAGGATATTTGTATGGTCCACTCATAGTTCAAACTCATCCTTCTCCTCAGAGCATGCTCATCAATAG